One segment of Triticum aestivum cultivar Chinese Spring chromosome 2A, IWGSC CS RefSeq v2.1, whole genome shotgun sequence DNA contains the following:
- the LOC123185650 gene encoding chitinase 5-like, which translates to MAKLAMPLTATFLAFGLAVLLLSAAGPAVAQNCNCPAGMCCSQWGYCGTGPDYCGAGCQSGPCTVASSGAAAAEASGGKPVGSGRTP; encoded by the coding sequence ATGGCAAAGCTAGCGATGCCGCTCACTGCGACATTCCTGGCCTTCGGGCTGGCAGTGCTCCTCCTGTCCGCCGCTGGTCCGGCGGTCGCGCAGAACTGCAACTGCCCGGCGGGCATGTGCTGCAGCCAGTGGGGTTACTGCGGCACGGGCCCGGACTACTGCGGCGCCGGGTGCCAGTCGGGCCCGTGCACGGTGGCGAGCAGTGGCGCCGCAGCTGCGGAGGCGTCCGGCGGCAAGCCCGTGGGGAGCGGGCGCACCCCATAG
- the LOC123185651 gene encoding chitinase 5-like, producing the protein MAKLAMPLTATFLAFGLAVLLLSAAGPAVAQNCNCPAGMCCSQWGYCGTGPDYCGAGCQSGPCTVASSGAAAAEASGGKPVGSNRTP; encoded by the coding sequence ATGGCAAAGCTAGCGATGCCGCTCACTGCGACATTCCTGGCCTTCGGGCTGGCAGTGCTCCTCCTGTCCGCCGCCGGTCCGGCGGTCGCGCAGAACTGCAACTGCCCGGCGGGCATGTGCTGCAGCCAGTGGGGTTACTGCGGCACGGGCCCGGACTACTGCGGCGCCGGGTGCCAGTCGGGCCCGTGCACGGTGGCGAGCAGTGGTGCCGCAGCTGCGGAGGCGTCCGGCGGCAAGCCCGTGGGGAGCAACCGCACCCCATAG